The Candidatus Schekmanbacteria bacterium RIFCSPLOWO2_02_FULL_38_14 genomic sequence GCAGCGCTATTGGATGCATGGACAGCAATTTCATTAAAATCTTTTTTTATTAATTCAACGGCTTTTCTGAAAATATCCATCTGATACATTGTATAGGATGGGTCTTCAGCCTCTGACTGGGCAAAGTGGGTCATGACTCCTTCAAGTTTTAGATTTTCACTTTTTTTAATTTCAGAGAAAAATGTTTCTAATTCATCAGGGCTTATTCCAAGCCTTCCCATACCTGTTTCAATTTCAATATGAAACGGGAGGAGTTTATTCTTTTTTTTAGCTTCAAGGTTGAGTTTTTTGATTAAAGGAACAGAAAATACAACAGGGGTTACTTCAAGCTCAATTACCTGAGAAACTTCTTCTTCAAAAAGGGATCCAAGGACAAGTATTTTTCCTTTGATTCCTGCATTTCTCAGGATAGAAGCCTCTTTTAAAGAAACAACTCCGAGAAATGAGGCACCTTCCTGAAGGGCTTTTTTTGCCACTTCAGCATAACCGTGCCCATATGCATTAGCCTTTACAACAGACAAAAGTTTTTGAGAAGGGGAAAGAAGTTTTTTTATTTGTGCTAAATTGAATGCAAGATAA encodes the following:
- a CDS encoding alanine racemase; this translates as MSILNPTVAEINLNYLAFNLAQIKKLLSPSQKLLSVVKANAYGHGYAEVAKKALQEGASFLGVVSLKEASILRNAGIKGKILVLGSLFEEEVSQVIELEVTPVVFSVPLIKKLNLEAKKKNKLLPFHIEIETGMGRLGISPDELETFFSEIKKSENLKLEGVMTHFAQSEAEDPSYTMYQMDIFRKAVELIKKDFNEIAVHASNSAALLGFPEARFDLARIGIAMYGYHPHKRLKNKISLKPVMTLKTKVLHLKTLSAGKSISYGRKFFTTRESKIATIFSGYGDGLNRKLTNLGEVLIKGMRAPIVGTVCMDQFMADVTHIPDVKVGDEVILIGNQGNEFIGADEIAEKLDTIPYEVLCGVSGRVDRVYIT